One Deltaproteobacteria bacterium genomic window carries:
- the queF gene encoding preQ(1) synthase, translating into MPTQPSKELETIPNPRQDRDYEVAMECPEFTCVCPKTGQPDFATIRIRYVPGPRCVELLSLKLYLWSYRGEGAFHEDVVNRILDDMVAACAPKYMSVEGDFNVRGGIHTTVTAEHGARPQGAGRPPASL; encoded by the coding sequence GTGCCGACGCAACCCAGCAAGGAGCTTGAAACCATCCCCAATCCGCGGCAGGACCGGGACTATGAGGTGGCCATGGAATGTCCCGAGTTCACCTGCGTGTGCCCCAAGACGGGACAGCCGGATTTCGCCACCATCCGCATCCGCTACGTTCCCGGCCCGCGCTGTGTCGAGTTGCTGTCGTTGAAGCTCTATCTGTGGTCGTACCGCGGGGAGGGCGCCTTTCACGAAGACGTGGTGAACCGCATCCTGGACGACATGGTGGCGGCGTGCGCGCCCAAGTACATGAGCGTGGAGGGCGACTTCAACGTCCGCGGCGGCATCCACACGACGGTAACGGCGGAGCACGGCGCGCGGCCCCAGGGCGCGGGCCGGCCCCCAGCCTCACTCTAG